AGGTGGATGTGGACCAAGTGGGCTACCTATCGCGCTACTCATGGGTGATCCCATTGGCAATGAGTTCATTGGTGACCCTTGACTGGGCCCATGAGACATACCAGGCGGCCCTCCTATACTACCGACAGGCGGATTTCCCATTGGTGATCCCATTGCACGCGGTCCATTAGGTCCAGGTCCCGGCCCTGGTCCTGGTCCGCCCATAGGTGACAGTCCTCCCATTCCCATGTGATGGGGAGATATGCTGGGTCCACCCATACCTCCCATAGGACTCATGCCGCCCATTGCACCCATAGGACTACCCATTGGTCCACCTGCTCGGCCATGATTCATATGCGGTGGAAGTCCAACTCCAGGACCCATTGGATGACCAGGTCCGCCCATAGGACTACCCATTCCCATTGGACTCATTCCTCGCATGGGCGGACCACCCATATGATGTGGGTGCGGAGGCCCACCGGGATGATGAGGGTGCATGTGCGGATGCATATGGGGTGGTGGACCATGTGGGCCTCCCATTCCCATATGAGGGCCACCCATACCGCCAGGACCAAAATGACTCGGTCCAACCATATGACTCATGCTCGACATACTACTGCTGGACATGCTGGGAGGTGTGTCATCAAATGGGTTGGATGCGACGATAGTATCTCCAAAACCTCCCATTGGTGGAGGAGGTAACAAATCTGCAGGAGTGGGAGGAGCTTGTGATTGCATTGAATTAGCAGCTGCCGAAGCCGCTGCTGCCGCTGCAGCTGCTGCCGCTACCGAATTAGCATTAGATGTTTTCCGTCGCTTTTTCGGATTACTCGGAGCAGAAATGATATCCGTTGGAGGTGGCGGTTTAAAATCGGGTGGGCATAATCCACCCGCTGGACCCGTCAAACGATATGGAGCCATACCGAGATGATGGGTCATATTCGTAGTATTTTTCTTCCTAATGTTGACGGCTTTTTGGCTCACTTCAGCAATAAAAAAAGGTTCCGCGCCTTTATTATACGAGTATACGCGGTTTAATTAAGGaagatatattttaaattttgatcaaCTTCTCTCACTCtcttagttttttaataataattttaattattaatttcaatggCACATTTGGATGTACAATCATCTGAGGATTTTGGGTTCCTTATAAATGTCCTTTAAAAAAAAGGACATAGCATGCTGTCGTTAATACAAATTCCGTTGATTTTTTTCGTGGTCTGCGATATCAATTCGGATTTTGTGGGGAAATAGGCAAGGTCTCCGGAATACCAAATCTGTAAGTTAATTATAAATGTTGATTAGAACAATACTAGAATTTTaaagattaattaattatttaattgtttgattattattataagaaatattttcttacagAATCATAGCATTGTTCCACATAcactttttaaatgtataccCAAAaccataaatttgtatataaacaaatagaGTGGTTGGGATCCCATGTACAATTGTCTTACCGTTGTTATCATTTCTTAATAGATGGAGACATAGTAATCAAATTAAGATTACAATAGTAGTTGATCCACTTTTAGGTAcgtccgctgcaacacggctgGTGTTTGTTGGGCAGCCTGCAGCCAAGGGCTGCctttaatttaataacaaacctcttaaattttttacactaCACAGATTTAAGGACATTAACTTATTAAAACTACATAAAAGTTAATGCTGCACCAAAATATCACTCGTAATGTCTCAAAACAATAATTACTATGCTGCAACTGCTATGGCTACTTCTCCTTCTAaagtcttcttctttttcttattcACCTATCTTCCTTCCACTCTTCTTTAACCTTTTTACTCTTGTACGCCTTCTACCTTTGGTTCTGTCTTTTTTCTTCAACTGCTAAATGCTGCTTCTTGTTCGTTTCTTTTCTTTCACAACGCAGCCTCTTTGCATGGCTCACATTTTTCTGCCTGCCTGCTTGCATGCTGCTGTGGCCATAGCGGCTACTGCGACTATTTTCTACTCTTCACTACTTTTTTCACAAGCGTTCTGCAAAATGCACCATGCACACCTTCATAAATGCACTTTCTTTAAACACAAATAGTTCACTTTACACTCAGTATTCCAAATCTCATAGTTTAAATATATAGTTGTACGGTGGCCAGGTGAATATAACAATTCACTCCAAGTTGAAGACTAAAACCTTGCGCCAAAATATTACAAGAATGTTTCCactattactttttattaggaCACAATTTGATCTAACCAGagaacaaattaattaatttaattattcacaTTTAATGTGATGGCCGTTGTCGTCGACGACCAAAAATCCTCGCtttcccaaataaaaaagtgcacaTACGTAGGCACACTTATTAAATCGCCGCTATCTAGCTGGCACTTTCAATTTCTTTCGCGTTTCCTTACATTAGCCGTTTTGGCTAATAACGCGATTAGGTACCGCGTTTATACGTCACTTTTTACGCAAATTTATGTAAACTATGTTAAATTGGTTATATTTTTGACAATGAATTATTGCTTCCACTTTCAGTAACGCCATTCaattcataatttgttttcttctttttcttcgtTGAAAAAGCGAACCTCAACACGATTCGTTAAATTCAACACTTTCGTTAAAATCAGTCAGTATGGTTACCACTGAATTCCTTTCATATAAATGTTGaacgaaattaataaaaaattcgttcaagttatatttttattgcaagtGTGTATGTTGTTGGGCATAAAATAAACTTAgtgtcttaaatatttatttagctatTTTCTAGAGTTTTTATACAACATATAGACATTTTTCCAAGTTGGTAGGAAAAAACTGGATTATGGCAACGTTGTATGGAATGCTTATTCAAGAAAAACAGGGTGATGCTTATTATTCTCCAAAGATATCAATCGCAAACTTTAAGAAGCATTGTAAGTGCTCCTTGGTATGTGAGCAACTTCGAAAtcaacaaaaacttaaatataccTTTTTTTAAAGACGAAATCAGCAAATCTTGTCGAAAGTATTTAGATAGATTGTCTAATCATAAAAACTTACTGTCAATTAATTTACTAGACAACAGTATGGATGTTAGACGCTTAAAACGAACTCACATTTTGGATCTTCCATATAGATTTTAAGTAGTTTTAAGaagtttaagcaaataaaataatttaagaatatattgaTTAGTCTCAATGGAGAACAATCAATCCTGTCACtattaatgtatttaaaaaatttgctgaTTGTCAATTgatagattgcaaataaatacatattaaaaaaatacaaattcattGCCACATTATTGTATCAGGATATTTGAGCGGAAGTTGGACTTAAACCAAAGTTAGGAACATGCATGTTTAAATTTACCGTTCGAAagcttataatttttagtttaatggaagtcatttaataatatatgcATTCTTGTTGTCCGATTTATTCTGGATATCAAACATATTGGAGAAATTCTATTTCCTTCAGGATAATTAAAACTAACAACTGAAGCGTTGTCGatgatatatataaatattttcccgTAGTTCCTAAGTGGAACATAGGGCctcaataaacaaattataattcattttatttacagctataaatttaatttctctccAAGAATAACTACTTTTCTGTGCTTCTGCTTCGACTTCCCGTCTCCAGGTGTTGGCTGGTCTCACGCGTCTTCGGCTTCCATGCGGATTCCAATCTACCGCTGTTCTGCTAATGTCGTCGTGAGGCTTTCGCAAAGTGTGGCCGATCCATTTCCATTTCCGACGTCGAATTTCGATATCTATCGGTAGCTGTTTGGTTACGGTCCAAGGGTTAGCATTGCTAATAACGTTAGGCCAGAATAtccgcaaaattttttgaagacatCGATTAAAAAAGGATTGCAGCGATTGTAAAACACAACGGATTTCACGCTTGAATCGAATATTTTTAGCTTCGTACGCATGGATATATGTGTTGATCTTCAGACTTTATCCAACATTCCTTGGGATATATGGTTTCGTATATCGGCTGCTGATCCACCGTTTTTAGATACGATGCTACCTAAATAGCAGAACTCGTCGACTTCTTCGAGACATGTTCCATCGATCTGTAGGTTTGGCGTTTCGATTGTGTTGGTGCGCATGAATTCTGTCTTcgctatattaattttaactccAGTTTGTGCGGCGAGATCACTAACAGCTTCAAGTTTCAAGGAAATGTGCGAATATTTATGGGACAACAGACAGATATCATCCGCATAGTCTAAATCTTTAAGGCTACCGCTTAAACCCCAAGATATGCCTCTATTAGTCGCACACGCTTGACGCATCACCAAATCCAATACCAAATTGAATAAAAGGGGAGATAGCACGCACCCCTGCCTGACACCAGTCCTGACTTGGATGCCgctacttaaaatatttccacacCTTACTCGACAACTAGCTCCTGAGTACAGCTgttttattaagttaattaatttttccggAACTCCTTTGCATACTAGGGCTCTCCAAATCGCATCATGTTTGAGAGTGTCAAACGCTTTCTTCATTGTCGATGATATGATCGATGAGGCGATAATGAATCAAATTTTCAAACCAGAAGTTGAAAATATAGAgattgtccgaaaagtaatagaCTGAGtcggtttaaaaaaatttattgaatcaatcgttacaattctttaaaagcgctgccagcgcgatttccaagcattaaaGACGCATTCTCCgtaatagccttgagagccaagGTGTTTGCTGCTTGGattccctctgtcgtctcaaaatgcttgcctttaatcggccttttcagatacatttttttttcctataatgtacatatatgtattttttggcTTTGGTTCATAACAAATAAAGCCATTCATTCAGATCTGAATATACCTTTTgttaaagatgaaattaaaagatttagttCAGCATATTTGCACAGGATAAGTTATCATGACAATCCTTTGGCAGTCATGTTATTAGACGATAGTAATGAAACTATTAGACTTAAAAGACAACATGTTCTAGATCTCCCATTTAGGAATTaagtaaatgtttaattatatatgttactatgatattaaatgtataattaaaatttttatataaacatttgtgtttagaacatattgttatattgtatattatttttgatctcatgggagaccaaaaatataagttaaattatggttttgttatcaaatttgcttattatttactaaaatagattgtgaataaaatgtaacaaaaaaaactctCGTTGGGTAGCGAAGCAAAGGCATTGTATAAGCATAGATATTCCAAATGTTTGGAATTAACATTTTATTACTCACTTTGTTGATATtccaatttgcttaaaaatttaaaaatttttagaatatacatatgtatatgtatgtatgtaggtacgaGCGAGTGAATAATGTGTTGTTTAATGCGCATGAGCGCTAAAAAATGTATTCCTTGATATGTTGATATGTACTACATGTatgaatttgtatatttttatgtaaatacaagCATTTAATAGTCATACACTTACATTTAcacatttaaagtaaaaattgtggCACTTGCTTTGCATAGAAGCTagttgtatatattaaatacatatcaGAGACATATTTTCATCGCAAAAGACCAATTTTGCAATGCATAATTATGGAAATACTTTTGTGCGTGGACCTTCGCCTTCATACACTGATGATGCACCGTCGGAGAATGGTATGTCAGCCACTCTTCCTTTGGAAACGGATCTACACATACAGCCCGATGTTGATAGCTGCATAGAAAAGAAGTTTCATTGCGCCTATGATGCTGGTAATAGTGGTACTATTAAAAAAGGCCGTAAAACGTTTGCCTTTTGGACAATCTTCTTTATACTGTTAGTACTTACTATAGGCAATCTCATACTCATGCTCACAATATTTGGTGTGATGCATCTCGGTCGAGGTATTAATGGTCTGGAGATAATACCCGAACACGATTTGATTAAGTTTTACGGATACACCGATTTGGATCGTGTATACAGTAAACAAAACGGTCGCATTGAAGGGTTTATTGATGATCCTCTTACAATTACCGGTGATGATGGTGTCTATGTGCGACTCCATAAGAATGGTCAGGCTTATAATCGCTTGACTTTGGATAAATCAGGCATACAGTTTCAAGCGGTTAACAATTTCGAAGTGAGAGATTCAACCAGCGGCGATACTATCATTACATCCCATCGTCCACACTACAATATTCCAGCTGGTGCCGAAAGTTTATTGGCAAAAACGGTAAGCGCTAGTCGCATAGCAAGTCCCATCGGTAGTTCATTAAATATGGATGC
The sequence above is drawn from the Bactrocera tryoni isolate S06 chromosome 1, CSIRO_BtryS06_freeze2, whole genome shotgun sequence genome and encodes:
- the LOC120767048 gene encoding uncharacterized protein LOC120767048 — translated: MHNYGNTFVRGPSPSYTDDAPSENGMSATLPLETDLHIQPDVDSCIEKKFHCAYDAGNSGTIKKGRKTFAFWTIFFILLVLTIGNLILMLTIFGVMHLGRGINGLEIIPEHDLIKFYGYTDLDRVYSKQNGRIEGFIDDPLTITGDDGVYVRLHKNGQAYNRLTLDKSGIQFQAVNNFEVRDSTSGDTIITSHRPHYNIPAGAESLLAKTVSASRIASPIGSSLNMDADVGVSFKGSEGISLDAANVLIQSLSYDMTVNSTEGLIILEAGDGIYLDMDKIPIVSSEFGLRTGSIQYKICVCMPKGNLFRIPVPRIRSGPKVTCAHFNVKHDPCV